One genomic window of Sphingomonas sp. C3-2 includes the following:
- a CDS encoding D-alanine--D-alanine ligase: MSETLHIVVLMGGWSSEREVSLMSGNGVADALESRGHKVTRVDMDRNVAQVLAELRPDVVFNALHGAPGEDGTVQGMLDLMQIPYTHSGLTTSVIAIDKELTKQALVPHGIRMPEGRIVESETLYAGDPIARPYVLKPVNEGSSVGVAIVMDGGNYGNPIGREAKGPWQEFERLLAEPFIRGRELTVAVMGDRALAVTELKPKSGFYDYDAKYTDGLTTHVCPAEIPADIAAVAMDMALRAHQLLGCRGTSRSDFRWDDERGVEGLYLLEVNTQPGMTPLSLVPEQAKYCGISYAELCEQIVRDAL; encoded by the coding sequence GTGAGCGAGACCTTGCACATTGTTGTTCTGATGGGCGGCTGGTCTTCCGAACGCGAAGTTTCACTGATGAGCGGCAACGGCGTGGCCGATGCGCTCGAAAGCCGTGGCCACAAGGTGACGCGCGTCGATATGGACCGCAATGTCGCGCAGGTGCTGGCCGAGCTGCGCCCCGATGTTGTCTTCAACGCGCTGCACGGCGCACCGGGTGAAGATGGCACGGTGCAGGGCATGCTCGATCTGATGCAGATCCCTTATACCCATTCGGGGCTGACGACCTCGGTCATCGCGATCGACAAGGAACTCACCAAGCAGGCGCTGGTGCCGCACGGTATCCGTATGCCCGAAGGCCGCATCGTCGAGAGCGAAACGCTGTATGCGGGCGATCCGATCGCGCGCCCCTATGTGCTGAAGCCCGTCAACGAAGGCTCGTCGGTCGGCGTCGCCATCGTGATGGACGGGGGCAATTACGGCAATCCCATCGGCCGCGAGGCCAAGGGGCCGTGGCAGGAATTTGAACGGCTTCTGGCCGAACCCTTCATCCGTGGCCGCGAACTCACCGTCGCCGTGATGGGGGACCGCGCACTCGCCGTCACCGAGCTCAAGCCCAAAAGCGGCTTTTACGATTACGACGCCAAATATACCGATGGCCTGACCACCCATGTCTGCCCCGCCGAAATCCCCGCGGATATCGCGGCGGTGGCGATGGACATGGCGCTGCGCGCACACCAACTGCTGGGCTGCCGTGGCACGTCGCGCTCGGATTTCCGCTGGGACGATGAACGCGGTGTTGAGGGGCTCTACCTGCTCGAGGTGAATACCCAGCCGGGCATGACTCCGCTCAGCCTCGTTCCCGAACAAGCGAAATATTGCGGCATTTCCTATGCCGAGCTGTGCGAGCAGATCGTGCGAGACGCCCTATGA
- a CDS encoding cell division protein FtsQ/DivIB, translating to MRSATIKRGKNAGGRPNVGARRKVAPKKKGLLAKAVEHLPISEEALETYLKRGTIGLGAALVIGVATFAGLPQMAYVEAAELVGRAGFEVKRVEVTGIDRMDRLTVYAVALDQESMAMPLVDLEKVRGDLLGYGWIRDARVSRRLPDTLMVDIIERQPAAIWQNARQLSLIDRDGVVLEPVKLDAMPDLPLVIGPEANRQATALAALMEAAPSLKPLMAGATWVGNRRWDLRFQSGETLALPEGEKESAAALVKFARMDGMERLLGRGFLRFDMRLPDKFVVRVPPQGTAKKDVPGAAPGTAATAGAAAATGAAPANAVAASDGDAGEVKGDGNGTNTG from the coding sequence ATGAGATCAGCCACGATCAAACGTGGCAAGAATGCGGGCGGGCGCCCCAATGTGGGCGCGCGCCGCAAGGTCGCGCCCAAGAAAAAGGGTCTGCTGGCCAAGGCGGTCGAGCATCTGCCCATCAGTGAAGAAGCGCTCGAGACATATTTGAAGCGCGGCACGATCGGGCTCGGCGCGGCACTGGTGATCGGTGTCGCCACCTTCGCGGGCCTGCCGCAAATGGCCTATGTCGAAGCGGCCGAGCTTGTCGGGCGCGCCGGTTTCGAGGTGAAGCGCGTCGAAGTGACGGGGATCGACCGGATGGACCGGCTCACCGTCTATGCCGTCGCGCTCGATCAGGAATCGATGGCGATGCCGCTCGTCGATCTCGAAAAGGTGCGCGGCGATCTCTTGGGCTATGGCTGGATTCGCGATGCGCGCGTTTCGCGCCGCCTGCCCGATACGCTGATGGTCGACATTATCGAGCGTCAGCCCGCCGCGATCTGGCAGAATGCCCGGCAACTGAGCCTCATCGACCGCGACGGCGTGGTGCTCGAGCCGGTAAAGCTCGACGCGATGCCCGATCTGCCGCTGGTGATCGGTCCCGAAGCCAACCGCCAGGCAACCGCGCTCGCCGCGCTGATGGAGGCCGCGCCCTCGCTCAAGCCGCTGATGGCGGGGGCAACCTGGGTCGGCAATCGGCGCTGGGATCTGCGCTTCCAGTCGGGCGAGACGCTGGCGCTGCCCGAAGGCGAAAAGGAATCGGCGGCCGCGCTGGTCAAATTCGCGCGGATGGACGGTATGGAAAGGCTGCTGGGGCGCGGCTTCCTGCGCTTCGACATGCGCCTGCCCGACAAGTTCGTGGTGCGCGTGCCGCCGCAGGGCACGGCGAAAAAGGATGTGCCGGGGGCTGCTCCCGGCACGGCAGCTACTGCAGGCGCGGCCGCAGCGACAGGCGCCGCACCGGCCAATGCGGTGGCGGCCAGCGATGGCGATGCGGGCGAGGTGAAGGGAGACGGGAATGGCACAAACACGGGGTGA
- the ftsA gene encoding cell division protein FtsA — MAQTRGDGLITAVDIGSSKVSALIAERTEGGELQVLATGQRESQGVKRGYIADMPATEKAVREAVEQAERIAGTNIEDVWVSFSAGGLVSDIASVEVELGGHRIEQDDINELLAAGRNSIDPDGRMVLHAQPTLYTLDGLRGVKKPLGLHADRLGVDIHVVAADGSPVRNLDLCVRSAHLEVKSIVAAPVATGAACLSDEERELGVALVELGAGVTNVSLFAGGMLVGLASIPIGAADITDDIASAFGTRRMHAERMKCFYGCATATPRDNHDMVEVAPISADDDSGEAARITRAQLIAVIRQRLEHLMGEIGKALNELGFTGPVGRQVVLTGGGAELKGIADYAQGALGRAVRVGRPRGLIGLPDAHSGPAFCTLAGLAQYAASNPTDLRTIVLNHQMVHRPAGSGLIQRLLTAFKAGY; from the coding sequence ATGGCACAAACACGGGGTGACGGGCTGATCACTGCGGTGGACATCGGCTCTTCCAAGGTTTCCGCCTTGATCGCGGAACGGACCGAGGGGGGCGAGCTTCAGGTGCTGGCCACCGGGCAGCGCGAGAGCCAGGGCGTCAAGCGCGGCTATATCGCCGACATGCCCGCCACCGAAAAGGCGGTGCGCGAGGCGGTGGAGCAGGCCGAACGGATCGCCGGCACCAATATCGAGGATGTCTGGGTCAGCTTTTCGGCCGGTGGGCTGGTGAGCGACATCGCCTCGGTCGAGGTGGAGCTTGGCGGCCACCGGATCGAGCAGGACGATATCAACGAACTGCTGGCGGCCGGCCGCAATTCGATCGATCCCGATGGCCGCATGGTGCTCCATGCCCAACCGACGCTCTACACGCTCGACGGGCTGCGCGGGGTCAAGAAGCCGCTGGGGCTGCATGCTGATCGTCTGGGTGTCGATATTCATGTCGTCGCCGCCGATGGCTCGCCCGTGCGCAATCTCGACCTATGCGTGCGCTCGGCGCACCTTGAAGTGAAGTCGATCGTCGCGGCGCCCGTGGCGACCGGGGCGGCCTGCTTGTCCGACGAGGAACGCGAACTGGGTGTCGCGCTGGTCGAACTCGGCGCGGGCGTCACCAACGTGTCGCTCTTTGCGGGCGGCATGCTTGTCGGCCTTGCCTCGATCCCGATCGGCGCGGCCGATATCACCGATGACATCGCCTCCGCCTTCGGCACGCGCCGCATGCATGCCGAGCGGATGAAGTGTTTCTATGGCTGCGCCACCGCCACCCCGCGCGACAATCACGACATGGTCGAGGTGGCGCCGATTTCAGCCGATGACGACAGCGGTGAGGCGGCGCGCATCACGCGGGCGCAGCTGATCGCGGTGATTCGCCAGCGGCTCGAGCATCTGATGGGCGAAATCGGCAAGGCGCTGAACGAACTGGGCTTCACCGGCCCGGTCGGTCGTCAGGTCGTGCTCACCGGCGGGGGCGCTGAACTCAAGGGAATTGCGGACTATGCACAGGGTGCGCTGGGCCGCGCTGTGCGTGTTGGTCGTCCTCGGGGGTTGATTGGTTTGCCGGATGCGCATAGCGGTCCTGCCTTCTGTACCCTTGCCGGGCTGGCCCAATATGCGGCGAGCAACCCCACCGATCTGCGGACTATCGTATTGAACCATCAGATGGTCCATCGTCCTGCCGGATCGGGGTTGATCCAAAGGCTGCTGACCGCTTTCAAGGCTGGGTACTGA
- the ftsZ gene encoding cell division protein FtsZ: MSIEFMPPEVDELRPRISVIGVGGAGGNAIANMMASQVQGVDFIVANTDAQALNASVAERRIQLGLKITQGLGAGSRPEIGRAAAEETLEQIERALDGAHMCFVAAGMGGGTGTGAAPVIAKAARDRGILTVGVVTKPFSFEGARRMKSAEAGIAELQKHVDTLIVIPNQNLFLIANANTTFKEAFQMADEVLQQGVRGITDLMVMPGLINLDFADVRSVMSEMGKAMMGTGEAEGDGRAIEAAEKAIANPLLDGVSMKGAKGVIISITGGEDMRLMEVDEAANHIKELVDPDANIIWGSAFNNNLDGKIRVSVVATGIEAETSNQPEPARVFAFPNARSTAQPEKAAPAPAPEPTPVVEAPEPVAKAPEPVLEAPRVEEPAAEADELLLDSARIVEPAEEPLELKVEAPEPAAKPGWSLGGQPEERAPRVSTGGGTLFERMSNIARGAAKAPEDQAAGRTDPLDIPRFLNRQNNQ; the protein is encoded by the coding sequence ATGAGCATCGAATTCATGCCGCCCGAGGTCGATGAACTGCGCCCTCGCATCAGCGTTATTGGCGTAGGCGGCGCGGGCGGGAACGCCATCGCCAACATGATGGCAAGTCAGGTTCAGGGCGTCGATTTCATCGTCGCCAACACCGACGCGCAGGCGCTCAACGCGTCGGTCGCGGAACGTCGTATCCAGCTGGGTCTCAAGATCACCCAGGGTCTGGGCGCAGGCTCGCGTCCCGAAATCGGCCGTGCGGCCGCCGAAGAAACGCTCGAGCAGATCGAGCGCGCGCTTGACGGTGCACATATGTGCTTCGTTGCGGCGGGCATGGGCGGTGGTACCGGCACGGGGGCGGCGCCGGTGATCGCCAAGGCCGCGCGCGATCGCGGCATCCTGACCGTGGGCGTCGTTACCAAGCCGTTCAGCTTCGAAGGCGCGCGCCGCATGAAGTCGGCGGAAGCGGGCATTGCCGAGCTGCAAAAGCATGTCGACACGCTGATCGTCATCCCCAACCAGAATCTGTTCCTGATCGCCAATGCGAACACGACCTTCAAGGAAGCGTTCCAGATGGCGGACGAGGTTCTGCAACAGGGCGTGCGCGGGATCACCGACCTCATGGTCATGCCTGGCCTCATCAACCTCGACTTTGCCGACGTCCGTTCGGTGATGAGCGAGATGGGCAAGGCGATGATGGGCACCGGCGAAGCCGAAGGCGATGGCCGTGCGATCGAGGCCGCCGAAAAGGCGATTGCCAACCCGCTGCTCGACGGCGTGTCGATGAAGGGCGCCAAGGGCGTCATCATCTCGATCACCGGCGGCGAAGACATGCGCCTGATGGAAGTCGACGAAGCGGCGAACCACATCAAGGAACTCGTCGATCCCGATGCGAACATCATCTGGGGTTCGGCGTTCAACAACAATCTCGACGGCAAGATTCGCGTCTCGGTCGTGGCCACCGGTATCGAGGCCGAAACCTCGAACCAGCCCGAACCCGCTCGCGTCTTCGCCTTCCCCAACGCGCGCAGCACCGCGCAGCCCGAAAAGGCAGCACCTGCACCGGCACCCGAACCGACCCCCGTGGTCGAGGCGCCCGAGCCTGTTGCCAAGGCACCCGAGCCGGTGCTCGAAGCACCGCGCGTCGAGGAACCCGCAGCCGAGGCCGACGAGCTTCTGCTCGACAGCGCCCGGATCGTCGAGCCGGCCGAAGAACCGCTGGAACTTAAGGTCGAGGCGCCCGAACCCGCCGCCAAGCCCGGCTGGTCGCTCGGTGGCCAGCCCGAGGAACGCGCTCCGCGCGTGTCGACCGGTGGCGGCACGCTGTTCGAACGCATGTCGAACATCGCGCGCGGCGCGGCCAAGGCACCTGAAGATCAGGCCGCCGGTCGTACCGATCCGCTCGATATTCCGCGCTTCCTCAATCGCCAGAACAACCAGTAA
- a CDS encoding tetratricopeptide repeat protein translates to MTYSRFCRLRVLLPVLLISAAPVALPAQTTTPEMAGRALSDHLNTLSTSPQNLRALLGAGEAALELDDPNGAIGFFGRVEEIDPRNPRAKAGFGRALLMLEKPRDALRLFDLAVDYGMSEARIAGDRGLAYDLRGDQRRAQRDYALALKQENDPEVVRRLALSHAISGERDQALKLIEPLLYKQDKAAWRVRAFILALSGDTEQANNVARQVMPGNLARPMAPFFAKLPGLTPAQKAAAVHFGHMPSDGRSGGLLYAQNDAAPTSPAPPARTTAPAAAQTRVTGRERTSRGRGSLASVTAAQQNARLAASETPSGAPPAPVLKADTQGVLMARPGAKPSPAATAAASSRLAAIVGSLELETPVIVAPPRPASAREANAVAAAQEARPAAVPPKPVEAKPAPKPAAKPAAKPTDPKPDAKKPPVKKAPEKPAEKKPKVDPKKAEPARLWAQILTGADKAALARDYDRLVKKAPVAFKGKGVWTADYGKSNRLLIGPFATAKAARDFLDNAKVDGFVWSSAAGEAVEKFPAK, encoded by the coding sequence ATGACCTATTCCCGATTTTGCCGTTTGCGGGTGCTGCTTCCCGTTCTTCTGATCAGCGCTGCCCCCGTGGCGCTCCCGGCCCAGACCACGACGCCGGAGATGGCGGGGCGGGCGCTTTCCGATCATCTCAACACATTGTCGACCAGTCCGCAGAATCTGCGGGCGCTGCTGGGCGCGGGCGAGGCGGCGCTCGAGCTTGACGATCCCAATGGCGCGATCGGCTTTTTCGGCCGGGTCGAGGAAATCGATCCGCGCAATCCGCGCGCCAAGGCCGGGTTCGGCCGGGCGCTGCTGATGCTCGAAAAGCCGCGTGATGCGCTGCGCCTGTTCGATCTGGCGGTGGATTACGGCATGTCCGAAGCCAGGATCGCGGGCGATCGCGGGCTGGCCTATGATCTGCGCGGCGATCAGCGCCGCGCCCAGCGCGATTATGCGCTGGCGCTCAAGCAGGAAAACGACCCCGAAGTCGTCCGTCGGCTTGCGCTGTCGCACGCGATTTCGGGCGAGCGTGATCAGGCGCTCAAGCTGATCGAGCCGCTGCTCTACAAGCAGGACAAGGCCGCTTGGCGCGTCCGCGCGTTCATCCTCGCGCTGTCGGGCGATACCGAACAGGCGAACAACGTCGCGCGGCAGGTGATGCCCGGCAATCTCGCGCGTCCGATGGCGCCCTTCTTTGCCAAACTGCCCGGGCTCACCCCCGCGCAAAAGGCGGCGGCCGTGCATTTCGGCCATATGCCCTCCGATGGCCGCTCGGGCGGATTGCTCTACGCGCAGAACGATGCCGCGCCGACCTCGCCCGCGCCGCCGGCACGAACCACCGCACCCGCCGCCGCGCAGACGCGCGTCACCGGGCGCGAACGCACGTCGCGTGGCCGGGGCAGCCTCGCCTCGGTCACGGCGGCGCAGCAAAATGCACGGCTGGCGGCGTCGGAAACGCCGAGCGGCGCACCACCCGCGCCCGTGCTCAAGGCCGATACGCAGGGCGTGCTGATGGCACGTCCGGGTGCAAAGCCTTCGCCCGCCGCCACCGCCGCCGCGTCGAGCCGCCTTGCCGCGATCGTCGGCTCGCTGGAGCTGGAAACGCCGGTGATCGTCGCGCCGCCGCGCCCCGCTTCGGCGCGCGAGGCCAATGCCGTCGCCGCCGCGCAGGAAGCGCGGCCTGCCGCCGTCCCGCCCAAGCCGGTCGAGGCCAAGCCCGCGCCGAAACCGGCCGCCAAGCCGGCAGCCAAACCCACCGACCCCAAGCCCGACGCGAAGAAGCCACCGGTCAAGAAGGCGCCCGAAAAGCCTGCCGAGAAGAAACCCAAGGTCGACCCCAAAAAGGCCGAGCCTGCGCGCCTCTGGGCGCAGATCCTGACCGGGGCGGACAAGGCCGCGCTCGCGCGTGATTATGATCGGCTGGTGAAAAAGGCACCGGTCGCGTTCAAGGGCAAGGGCGTATGGACCGCCGATTATGGCAAGTCGAACCGCCTGCTGATCGGGCCGTTCGCCACCGCCAAGGCGGCGCGCGATTTCCTCGACAATGCCAAGGTCGACGGCTTCGTCTGGTCGAGTGCGGCGGGTGAGGCCGTGGAAAAGTTCCCGGCGAAATGA
- a CDS encoding deoxyguanosinetriphosphate triphosphohydrolase: MTLAPYACHPAQSRGRLHAEPGGAARGPRDAFQRDRDRIIHSIAFRRLRHKTQVFLAPDGDHFRVRLTHSLEVAQIGRAIARALGVNEDLTEALCLAHDIGHPPFGHAGEDALEAALAGAGGFDHNAQTLRTLMRLEMPYPHWDGLNLSWETLEGLAKHNGPIYEPGWAMREADAEFPLDLTSHASIEAQIAALADDIAYDNHDIDDGIRAGLLTLDQLMAVPMVAEGWADVQARCGGRAPDRLRSELVRSQIGRMVNDLLDETRRCIAESAVETVEDVRAAGRALVRFSDAMREAERGLKAFMYANLYHHPAQLAAADFARRIVAGVFAAYADDPRLLPEDWRAALPEAEPARSRHIADFIAGMTDRYAVARYRELVGEVALPEGF; this comes from the coding sequence ATGACGCTTGCGCCCTATGCCTGTCATCCGGCGCAGAGCCGCGGCCGGTTGCATGCCGAACCGGGCGGCGCGGCCCGTGGACCGCGCGATGCGTTCCAGCGTGATCGTGATCGGATCATCCACTCGATCGCCTTTCGCCGACTGCGCCACAAGACGCAGGTCTTCCTCGCGCCCGATGGCGATCATTTCCGTGTCCGGCTGACGCACAGCCTTGAAGTGGCGCAGATCGGCCGCGCGATTGCGCGTGCGCTGGGCGTCAACGAGGATCTGACCGAGGCGCTGTGCCTGGCGCACGATATCGGTCATCCGCCCTTCGGTCATGCGGGCGAGGATGCGCTCGAAGCCGCGCTCGCGGGGGCGGGGGGCTTCGATCACAATGCGCAGACGCTGCGCACGCTGATGCGCCTCGAAATGCCCTATCCGCATTGGGATGGCCTCAATCTCAGCTGGGAAACGCTCGAAGGTCTCGCCAAGCATAACGGCCCGATCTACGAACCCGGCTGGGCGATGCGCGAGGCTGATGCCGAATTCCCGCTCGATCTCACCAGCCATGCCTCGATCGAGGCGCAGATCGCCGCGCTCGCCGACGATATCGCCTATGATAATCACGATATCGACGACGGGATACGCGCGGGGCTGTTGACGCTTGATCAACTGATGGCGGTGCCGATGGTGGCCGAGGGTTGGGCCGATGTGCAGGCGCGCTGCGGCGGCCGTGCGCCCGATCGGTTGCGGTCCGAGCTTGTCCGCTCGCAGATCGGCCGGATGGTCAATGATCTGCTCGACGAAACCCGGCGCTGCATCGCCGAATCGGCTGTCGAGACGGTCGAGGATGTGCGTGCCGCAGGGCGCGCGCTGGTGCGTTTTTCCGACGCGATGCGCGAGGCCGAACGCGGGCTGAAGGCGTTCATGTACGCCAATCTCTATCACCATCCCGCCCAACTGGCCGCCGCCGATTTCGCGCGCCGGATCGTCGCCGGGGTGTTCGCTGCCTATGCCGATGATCCCCGCCTGCTGCCCGAGGATTGGCGCGCGGCGCTGCCCGAGGCGGAGCCCGCGCGCAGCCGCCATATCGCCGATTTCATCGCGGGCATGACCGATCGTTATGCGGTCGCCCGCTACCGCGAACTGGTGGGCGAAGTGGCGCTGCCCGAGGGGTTCTGA
- the argS gene encoding arginine--tRNA ligase: MTLYARFAAHIDAVLDTLVAAGELPAGLDRKNVTVEPPRDASHGDLATNAAMVLAKPAKTNPRALAEKLVKGLGALPEVASAEIAGPGFINLRLTEDTWRDELRAIDKDGDDYGRSALGQGVTVNVEYVSANPTGPMHMGHCRGAVVGDALSSLLEYAGHKVIREYYVNDAGGQVDVLARSTHLRYREALGEDVGAIPEGLYPGEYLVPVGKALAAEFGDRYVSAPEADWLALFRTRAVAAMIVMIKDDLALLGIHHDLFSSEAELQAAGKPEAAEAWLRERGLVYDGVLEAPKGETPEDWEPVELPLFRSTQFGDDQDRPIKKSTGQWTYFGADLAYHFQKAQNADQLIDIWGADHAGTVKRIQAAVAALTEGKTRFDVKLVQMVRLLRAGEPVKMSKRSGNFVTLADVVREVGKDVVRFTMLTRKADAQMDFDFAKVVEASKDNPVFYVQYAHARIRSVNRKAAEAGITCTSADLDLLDADELAVVKLAAQFPRIVESAALAREPHRVAFYLFDLAAAFHSLWNMGNDRPERRFLVADNAPITCARLFLANAIGQVIRNGLAIMGVAAVEEMQ; this comes from the coding sequence GTGACCCTTTACGCCCGTTTCGCCGCGCACATCGACGCGGTGCTCGACACACTTGTTGCCGCAGGCGAACTGCCGGCCGGTCTCGATCGCAAGAATGTGACGGTTGAACCGCCGCGCGATGCCTCGCACGGCGATCTGGCGACCAACGCCGCGATGGTGCTGGCAAAGCCTGCCAAGACCAATCCGCGCGCGCTCGCCGAAAAGCTCGTTAAGGGCCTTGGCGCGCTTCCCGAAGTGGCCAGCGCCGAGATTGCCGGGCCGGGCTTCATCAACCTGCGTCTGACCGAAGACACCTGGCGCGACGAATTGCGCGCGATCGACAAGGACGGCGATGATTATGGCCGCTCGGCGTTGGGGCAGGGCGTTACCGTCAATGTCGAATATGTCTCGGCCAACCCCACCGGCCCGATGCACATGGGCCATTGCCGGGGTGCGGTGGTGGGCGATGCGCTGTCGTCGCTGCTCGAATATGCCGGCCACAAGGTCATCCGCGAATATTATGTCAACGATGCCGGCGGCCAGGTCGATGTGCTCGCGCGCTCGACCCATCTGCGCTACCGCGAGGCACTGGGCGAGGATGTCGGGGCGATCCCCGAGGGGCTTTATCCGGGCGAATATCTGGTGCCCGTTGGCAAGGCGCTCGCCGCGGAATTTGGCGATCGCTATGTAAGCGCGCCGGAGGCCGATTGGCTCGCGCTGTTCCGTACCCGCGCCGTTGCCGCGATGATCGTGATGATCAAGGACGATCTCGCGCTGCTTGGCATCCATCACGATCTCTTCTCGTCCGAGGCCGAGCTTCAGGCCGCAGGCAAGCCCGAGGCGGCCGAGGCGTGGCTGCGCGAACGCGGTCTTGTCTATGACGGCGTGCTCGAAGCGCCCAAGGGCGAAACGCCCGAGGATTGGGAGCCGGTCGAACTGCCGCTCTTCCGCTCGACCCAGTTTGGCGACGATCAGGATCGCCCGATCAAGAAGTCGACCGGCCAGTGGACCTATTTCGGCGCCGATCTCGCCTATCACTTCCAGAAGGCGCAGAACGCCGATCAGCTGATCGACATCTGGGGCGCCGATCATGCCGGCACCGTGAAGCGCATTCAGGCCGCTGTCGCCGCGCTTACCGAGGGCAAGACGCGCTTCGACGTGAAGCTCGTTCAGATGGTCCGCCTGCTGCGCGCGGGCGAACCGGTGAAGATGTCGAAGCGCTCGGGCAATTTTGTGACATTGGCCGATGTCGTGCGCGAAGTGGGCAAGGATGTGGTGCGCTTCACCATGCTCACCCGCAAGGCGGATGCGCAGATGGATTTCGACTTCGCCAAGGTGGTCGAGGCGTCGAAGGACAATCCCGTCTTCTACGTCCAATATGCGCATGCGCGTATCCGTTCGGTGAACCGCAAGGCCGCCGAGGCGGGGATCACCTGCACCAGCGCCGATCTCGATCTGCTCGACGCCGATGAACTCGCGGTGGTGAAGCTCGCGGCGCAGTTCCCGCGCATCGTGGAAAGCGCCGCGCTCGCTCGCGAACCGCACCGCGTCGCCTTCTACCTGTTCGATCTGGCGGCCGCATTCCACTCGCTGTGGAATATGGGCAATGATCGGCCCGAACGCCGCTTCCTCGTCGCAGACAATGCGCCGATCACCTGTGCGAGGCTTTTCCTCGCCAACGCGATCGGGCAGGTTATCCGCAACGGCCTGGCGATCATGGGGGTGGCCGCCGTCGAGGAGATGCAGTGA
- a CDS encoding SPOR domain-containing protein, with protein sequence MGNMQRGGLDLRDEDRLPWLEAVGEFEADRGGSTMKMAGGVIAALVALGVVIAGVWWVKNRAVGTGGDGSLIQAQPGPYKVKPEEPGGMDVEGRGDAAFATSAGAEATGLIDTSALPEAPVQGTVIKGAVETTEAAPVATARVAEGGRLPKPASASAAASMPRPVGARQGGSLIQLGAYANESSANAAWNRMIKRFQFLAPLEKSIVAVKLEDKTLYRLRANAGTDAQAADLCGRLKVAGESCLIATN encoded by the coding sequence ATGGGCAATATGCAGCGGGGCGGGCTGGATCTCAGGGACGAGGACCGCTTGCCCTGGCTCGAGGCTGTTGGTGAATTCGAGGCCGATCGCGGTGGATCGACGATGAAGATGGCGGGCGGCGTAATTGCCGCCCTCGTCGCGCTGGGCGTCGTGATTGCCGGTGTCTGGTGGGTGAAGAATCGTGCCGTCGGCACCGGCGGCGATGGCTCGCTCATTCAGGCGCAGCCGGGCCCGTACAAAGTAAAGCCCGAGGAACCGGGCGGCATGGATGTCGAGGGGCGCGGCGATGCTGCCTTTGCCACCAGCGCCGGTGCCGAGGCAACCGGTCTGATCGACACCAGCGCGCTGCCCGAAGCGCCCGTGCAGGGCACTGTGATCAAGGGTGCGGTTGAAACGACCGAGGCTGCCCCGGTGGCAACCGCGCGCGTGGCCGAAGGGGGGCGTCTGCCCAAGCCTGCAAGCGCCTCGGCTGCTGCATCGATGCCCCGTCCGGTGGGCGCGCGTCAGGGCGGCTCGCTGATCCAGCTCGGCGCCTATGCCAATGAATCGAGCGCCAATGCCGCGTGGAACCGGATGATCAAGCGCTTCCAGTTCCTGGCCCCGCTCGAAAAGTCGATCGTCGCGGTAAAGCTTGAGGACAAGACGCTCTATCGCCTGCGCGCCAATGCCGGCACCGATGCGCAGGCTGCCGATCTGTGCGGCCGCTTGAAGGTGGCGGGCGAAAGCTGCCTGATCGCCACCAATTGA